In bacterium, the genomic window TGGACGGCTACTGGGATTACCCGGTGAATCGCCGCGGCTCGTTGTTTGCGCCGGTGTACTTCAACTCAGGAGTGTATTCCCAATCCGGCTATTCCTACTCGCCGGCAATCGCCATCGATCTGGCGGTCTTCGCCGAGGCGCTGTTCCTGCGCCCTCACTACAACCACTACTATTTCGGCGACTACTATGATAACAGCTATCAGCAGAACGGATACTATTCCGCCTATGCCTACCAATCCAGCAGCCTGGGCTATGACCCCATCTATTCCCAACAGCGCTGGCAGCATCGCCAGGACAAGGGATGGGACAGCCGCATGGCAGCGTCCTACCAATATCGCCAGGCCAACGTCAGCGCCCGCCCCCCTCGCACCTGGAGCGCCCAGCAAGCCATCTCCAGCACCTCGAGCTTCAAACAGGGCAGCATGCTGGTGGCCACGCCACTGACCCAAATGGCCAGCCGCAAAAACAGCGGTGTCAGGTACCAGCCAGTCACCAAGGTGGAACAACAGGCGCTCAGCCAGCGCAGCCAGCAAGTGGGAGTGGCCAGCACCCAGCGCCGCACGCAGGAAGCCAAAGGCACCAGCACTGCCGCGCTCAAACCCGGGGAACTCATGGCCCCTAGCAAAGTCGAGCACGCCCGGTCCCCGATTGTGGCGAAGGCACCGAGCCAGTTGGGCAAAGGCAATGCACCGCCCGCTGCCCAACGGCCGGCCAAAGCCGCAGCTGCCGGCACCCCCACCCCGCGCCAGCCAATTCCCGGTGCCACCAACCCGGCG contains:
- a CDS encoding YXWGXW repeat-containing protein, with product MPIHHAAAGGDTVAVATAPDADAQGVQVLTRGPVHEAFAGIVIFNPEPGIVVPKAPPEAIEEVPPGERPEGNNVTWIPGYWAWDEERTDFVWVSGTWRALPPGRQWMAGYWGETTKGFQWTSGYWADATTRETTYLAAPPATVEDGPNVAAPSADYRWTPGNWIWSEDRYAWGPGHWARGRADWDWSPSHYVWTPRGYIFVDGYWDYPVNRRGSLFAPVYFNSGVYSQSGYSYSPAIAIDLAVFAEALFLRPHYNHYYFGDYYDNSYQQNGYYSAYAYQSSSLGYDPIYSQQRWQHRQDKGWDSRMAASYQYRQANVSARPPRTWSAQQAISSTSSFKQGSMLVATPLTQMASRKNSGVRYQPVTKVEQQALSQRSQQVGVASTQRRTQEAKGTSTAALKPGELMAPSKVEHARSPIVAKAPSQLGKGNAPPAAQRPAKAAAAGTPTPRQPIPGATNPAGAAPNAAATPGNKQALPEPRKPAATPGNKQTPPEPRNGTA